A region from the Gossypium hirsutum isolate 1008001.06 chromosome A08, Gossypium_hirsutum_v2.1, whole genome shotgun sequence genome encodes:
- the LOC107926882 gene encoding nuclear transcription factor Y subunit B-5: MADKIGINNLDSEGLKYNFATGAASSVLSGEDGIIKEQDRLLPIANVGRIMKQILPPNAKISKEAKETMQECVSEFISFVTGEASEKCHKEKRKTVNGDDVCWALATLGFDNYAEQLKRYLHRYREQEGERVSQNRAIERSDSSLATRPF, translated from the coding sequence ATGGCTGATAAAATAGGGATTAATAATTTAGATAGTGAAGGTCTTAAGTACAACTTTGCCACAGGCGCTGCTAGTAGTGTCCTCTCAGGCGAGGATGGCATCATCAAGGAACAAGACCGGCTGCTTCCGATAGCGAATGTCGGCCGGATCATGAAGCAGATCCTACCTCCCAACGCCAAGATCTCCAAGGAAGCCAAAGAAACCATGCAGGAATGCGTGTCGGAGTTCATCAGCTTCGTCACCGGGGAGGCATCCGAAAAGTGCCACAAGGAGAAGCGGAAGACGGTTAACGGGGACGACGTTTGTTGGGCACTGGCAACGCTAGGGTTTGACAACTACGCCGAGCAATTGAAGAGGTATTTGCATAGGTATAGGGAACAAGAAGGAGAAAGAGTTAGCCAAAATAGGGCTATCGAGAGGAGCGATAGCTCTCTTGCAACAAGGCCCTTTTGA